A window from Pseudomonas campi encodes these proteins:
- the atuF gene encoding geranyl-CoA carboxylase subunit apha, whose protein sequence is MPAFKKILIANRGEIACRVMRTAQALGYRTVAVYSAADAGARHVQLADEAVCIGPAQVNQSYLVIDNIIAAAQKTGADAIHPGYGFLSENADFARACEAAGIVFIGPTVEAIHLMGSKRLSKIAMLEAGVPCIPGYEGAAQDDDTLSREAERIGYPLMIKASAGGGGRGMRLVHESGELLAQIRTARSEAQNAFGSGELILERAVIRPRHVEIQVFGDQHGSIVYLGERDCSVQRRHQKVVEEAPCPVMTPELRKSMGEAAVKAAASVNYVGAGTVEFLLDQSGEFFFLEMNTRLQVEHPVTELITGQDLVAWQIRAAEGQPLPLKQDEIRLTGHAMEVRLYAEDSAHNFLPQTGEVLRWEPALLDGIRIDHGLVEGQAVTPFYDPMLAKVIAYGATRDEARRKLARAVEDCVLLGVNGNQRFLANLLKHPEFAAGNATTAFIGEHFADDPSLTPQAPAAAELASAAALLYQASANSRAHQGGLAGWRNAGGAPWSFVLKQGEQKHAVELEVLESGAQPLLRAQIGETQVELRLLASDGRWATFELDGIRQRRAYHLAGERLWLYGHSGNLELTDVTHEPAGGQNAASSGTVKAPMDGAIVEVLVSEGQQVSKGQLLVVLEAMKMEHPLKAGIDGVIRRVQVSQGDQVKNRQLLVEVEAAEA, encoded by the coding sequence ATGCCCGCCTTCAAAAAGATCCTCATCGCCAACCGTGGCGAGATCGCCTGCCGGGTGATGCGCACCGCGCAGGCCCTGGGCTATCGCACGGTGGCGGTGTACTCCGCGGCCGACGCCGGCGCGCGCCATGTCCAGCTGGCCGACGAGGCCGTGTGCATCGGCCCGGCGCAGGTCAACCAGTCGTACCTGGTGATCGACAACATCATCGCCGCCGCACAGAAAACCGGCGCCGACGCGATCCACCCCGGCTACGGCTTTCTCTCCGAGAACGCCGACTTCGCCCGCGCCTGCGAGGCGGCCGGCATCGTCTTTATCGGCCCGACCGTAGAAGCGATTCACCTGATGGGTAGCAAGCGCCTGTCGAAGATCGCCATGCTCGAAGCCGGCGTGCCGTGCATTCCCGGCTACGAAGGCGCGGCACAGGACGACGACACCCTGAGCCGCGAGGCCGAGCGCATTGGCTACCCGCTGATGATCAAGGCCAGCGCCGGTGGCGGCGGCCGCGGCATGCGCCTGGTCCACGAATCCGGCGAACTGCTGGCGCAGATCCGCACCGCCCGCTCCGAGGCGCAAAACGCCTTCGGCTCCGGCGAGCTGATTCTCGAACGCGCGGTGATCCGTCCACGCCATGTGGAAATCCAGGTATTCGGCGACCAGCACGGCAGCATCGTTTATCTGGGCGAGCGCGACTGCTCCGTGCAGCGCCGCCACCAGAAAGTGGTCGAGGAAGCACCCTGCCCGGTGATGACGCCCGAGCTGCGTAAATCCATGGGCGAAGCGGCGGTGAAGGCTGCGGCCTCGGTCAACTACGTCGGCGCCGGCACAGTGGAATTCCTCCTCGATCAGAGCGGCGAATTCTTCTTCCTGGAAATGAACACCCGCCTGCAGGTCGAGCACCCGGTCACCGAATTGATCACCGGCCAGGACCTGGTTGCCTGGCAGATCCGCGCCGCCGAAGGTCAGCCGCTGCCGCTCAAGCAGGACGAGATTCGCCTCACCGGCCACGCCATGGAAGTGCGCCTGTACGCCGAGGATTCGGCGCACAACTTCCTGCCGCAGACCGGCGAAGTGCTGCGCTGGGAGCCGGCGCTGCTGGACGGCATCCGCATCGACCACGGCCTGGTCGAAGGCCAGGCCGTCACCCCGTTCTACGACCCGATGCTGGCCAAGGTCATCGCCTATGGCGCCACCCGCGACGAGGCCCGGCGCAAGCTGGCGCGCGCGGTCGAGGACTGCGTGCTGCTCGGCGTCAACGGCAACCAGCGCTTCCTCGCCAACCTGCTCAAGCACCCCGAGTTCGCCGCCGGCAACGCCACCACCGCCTTTATCGGCGAACACTTCGCCGACGACCCGAGCCTGACCCCGCAAGCACCGGCTGCCGCCGAGCTGGCCAGTGCTGCCGCCCTGCTCTACCAAGCCTCGGCCAATAGTCGTGCGCACCAGGGCGGCCTGGCCGGCTGGCGCAACGCCGGCGGCGCGCCCTGGAGCTTCGTGCTCAAGCAGGGCGAGCAGAAACATGCAGTCGAGCTCGAAGTGCTGGAGTCCGGCGCCCAGCCGCTGCTGCGCGCCCAGATCGGCGAAACCCAGGTCGAACTGCGCCTGCTGGCCAGCGACGGCCGCTGGGCCACGTTTGAGCTCGACGGTATCCGCCAGCGCCGCGCTTATCACCTGGCCGGCGAGCGACTCTGGCTGTATGGCCACAGCGGCAATTTGGAACTCACCGACGTCACCCACGAACCGGCCGGCGGGCAGAACGCCGCCAGCTCCGGCACGGTCAAGGCGCCGATGGATGGCGCGATCGTCGAGGTGCTGGTCAGCGAAGGCCAGCAGGTCAGCAAGGGCCAACTGCTGGTGGTGCTGGAAGCGATGAAGATGGAACACCCGCTCAAGGCCGGCATCGACGGAGTAATCCGCCGCGTGCAGGTCAGCCAGGGCGACCAGGTGAAGAACCGCCAGCTGCTGGTGGAAGTCGAAGCCGCAGAAGCCTGA
- a CDS encoding enoyl-CoA hydratase/isomerase family protein, translating to MSLPNTQTLLLERVEGVLYVTLNRPDSRNAMSLAMVEELRAVLRTVRHDQSVRALVLRGADGHFCAGGDIKDMAGARAKGGDAYRELNRAFGSLLEEAQYAPQVLVAVLEGAVLGGGFGLACVSDIAIAHQGAKFGLPETSLGILPAQIAPFVVKRIGLTQTRRLALTAARFDGAEALRLGLVHFSEADDQAVVDRLAQCLAQVRQCAPGANAATKALLLATETENLGSLLDHAAGQFAEAVLGSEGVEGTMAFMQKRKPKWAED from the coding sequence ATGTCTCTACCGAATACGCAAACCCTGTTGCTGGAGCGGGTCGAGGGCGTGCTCTACGTCACCCTCAACCGCCCGGACAGTCGCAACGCCATGAGCCTGGCGATGGTCGAGGAACTGCGTGCCGTGCTGCGCACGGTGCGCCATGACCAGAGCGTGCGCGCCCTGGTGCTGCGCGGCGCCGACGGCCACTTCTGCGCCGGTGGCGATATCAAGGACATGGCTGGTGCGCGAGCCAAGGGCGGCGACGCCTACCGCGAGCTGAACCGCGCCTTCGGCAGCCTGCTGGAGGAGGCCCAGTACGCGCCACAGGTGCTGGTCGCCGTGCTGGAAGGCGCGGTGCTCGGCGGCGGTTTTGGCCTGGCCTGCGTGTCCGACATCGCCATCGCCCACCAGGGCGCCAAGTTCGGCCTGCCGGAAACCAGCCTGGGGATTCTGCCGGCACAGATCGCGCCGTTCGTGGTCAAGCGCATCGGCCTGACCCAAACCCGCCGCCTGGCGCTGACCGCCGCCCGTTTCGACGGTGCCGAAGCGCTGCGCCTGGGCCTGGTGCACTTCAGCGAAGCCGACGACCAGGCCGTGGTCGACCGCCTCGCCCAGTGCCTGGCCCAGGTACGCCAGTGCGCCCCCGGCGCCAACGCGGCGACCAAGGCGCTGCTGCTGGCCACCGAAACGGAAAACCTCGGCAGCCTGCTCGACCACGCCGCCGGCCAGTTCGCCGAAGCGGTGCTGGGCAGCGAAGGCGTGGAAGGCACCATGGCTTTCATGCAGAAGCGCAAGCCCAAGTGGGCTGAGGATTGA
- the atuD gene encoding citronellyl-CoA dehydrogenase, giving the protein MIFTQEHEELRRTVRNFVDKEINPHVDEWEKAGKFPIHEIFKMAGDLGLLGISKPEKFGGMGLDYSYSIVAAEEFGTIRCGGIPMSIGVQTDMCTPALARFGSDELREEFLKPAISGDMVGCIGVSEVGAGSDVAGLKTTARKDGGDYVINGSKMWITNSPSADFMCLLANTSDDKPHVNKSLIVVPMNTPGISVSPHLDKLGMRSSETAQVFLDNVRVPQRNRIGHEGAGFMMQMLQFQEERLFGAANMIKGLEHCVDATIAYCKERQTFGQPLIDNQVIHFRMAELQTEIECLRALVYQATEQYVRGRDVTNLASMAKLKAGRLGREVSDACLQYWGGMGFMWDNPVSRAYRDVRLVSIGGGADEIMLGIICKLMGILPGKKKG; this is encoded by the coding sequence ATGATCTTCACCCAGGAACACGAAGAACTCCGCCGCACCGTACGCAACTTCGTCGACAAGGAAATCAACCCGCACGTTGACGAGTGGGAAAAGGCCGGCAAATTCCCCATCCACGAAATCTTCAAGATGGCCGGTGACCTCGGCCTGCTCGGCATCTCCAAGCCGGAGAAATTCGGCGGCATGGGCCTGGACTACAGCTACTCGATCGTCGCCGCCGAAGAGTTCGGCACCATCCGCTGCGGCGGCATCCCGATGTCCATCGGCGTGCAGACCGATATGTGCACCCCGGCCCTGGCCCGCTTCGGCTCCGATGAGCTGCGCGAGGAATTCCTCAAGCCGGCCATCAGCGGCGACATGGTCGGCTGCATCGGCGTCTCCGAAGTCGGCGCCGGTTCCGACGTTGCGGGATTGAAGACCACCGCGCGCAAGGACGGCGGCGACTACGTGATCAACGGTAGCAAGATGTGGATCACCAACTCCCCTAGCGCCGATTTCATGTGCCTGCTGGCCAACACCAGCGACGACAAGCCGCACGTCAACAAGTCGCTGATCGTGGTGCCGATGAACACTCCGGGCATCAGCGTCAGCCCGCACCTGGACAAGCTCGGCATGCGCAGCTCGGAAACCGCCCAGGTGTTCCTCGACAACGTGCGCGTACCGCAGCGCAACCGCATCGGCCACGAAGGCGCCGGCTTCATGATGCAGATGCTGCAGTTCCAGGAAGAACGCCTGTTCGGCGCAGCCAACATGATCAAGGGCCTGGAGCACTGCGTCGACGCCACCATCGCGTACTGCAAAGAGCGCCAGACCTTTGGCCAGCCGCTGATCGACAACCAGGTCATCCACTTCCGCATGGCCGAGCTGCAGACTGAAATCGAGTGCCTGCGCGCGCTGGTCTACCAGGCCACCGAGCAATACGTCCGTGGTCGTGACGTGACCAACCTGGCGTCCATGGCAAAGCTCAAGGCTGGCCGCCTCGGCCGTGAAGTGTCCGACGCCTGCCTGCAGTACTGGGGCGGCATGGGCTTCATGTGGGACAACCCCGTGTCGCGCGCTTACCGCGACGTGCGCCTGGTCTCCATCGGCGGCGGCGCCGACGAAATCATGCTCGGCATCATCTGCAAACTGATGGGCATTCTGCCGGGTAAAAAGAAGGGCTGA
- a CDS encoding SDR family oxidoreductase, translating into MSLQGKTLFITGASRGIGREIALKAAAQGANIVIAAKSAEAHAKLPGTIHSVAAEVEAAGGKALALQLDVRDEEAVKAAMAQAAAHFGGIDALINNAGAIKLVGVEHLQPKRFDLMYQINSRAVMVCSQAALPYLKQSKGHILSLSPPINLDPKWFANYGPYTTTKYGMSMLTLGMHEEFRKYGISVNSLWPKTVIATAAIEFEAGGPAVMKAARLPAIMADAACAILSSSERTISGRLLIDEEILREQGQSDFEHYRYDPAGKLMTDLFVD; encoded by the coding sequence ATGTCCCTGCAAGGCAAAACCCTGTTCATCACTGGCGCCAGCCGTGGCATCGGCCGCGAGATCGCCCTCAAGGCCGCCGCCCAGGGCGCCAATATCGTCATCGCCGCCAAGAGCGCCGAAGCCCACGCCAAGCTGCCGGGCACCATCCATTCGGTGGCCGCCGAGGTCGAGGCCGCCGGCGGCAAGGCCCTGGCCCTGCAACTGGACGTACGCGACGAGGAGGCAGTGAAAGCCGCCATGGCCCAGGCCGCCGCCCACTTCGGCGGCATCGACGCGCTGATCAACAACGCCGGGGCGATCAAACTGGTGGGTGTCGAACACCTGCAGCCCAAGCGCTTCGACCTGATGTACCAGATCAACAGCCGCGCGGTGATGGTCTGCAGCCAGGCCGCCCTGCCCTACCTTAAACAGAGCAAGGGCCACATCCTCAGCCTCAGTCCGCCGATCAACCTCGACCCCAAGTGGTTCGCCAACTACGGCCCCTACACCACCACCAAGTACGGCATGAGCATGCTGACCTTGGGCATGCACGAGGAATTCCGCAAGTACGGCATCAGCGTCAACTCGCTATGGCCGAAAACCGTGATCGCCACCGCCGCCATCGAATTCGAAGCCGGCGGCCCGGCGGTGATGAAGGCCGCGCGCCTGCCAGCAATCATGGCCGACGCCGCCTGCGCCATCTTGTCGAGCAGCGAGCGCACCATCAGCGGCCGCCTGCTGATTGACGAGGAAATTCTGCGCGAGCAGGGCCAGAGCGACTTCGAGCACTACCGCTACGACCCGGCCGGCAAGCTGATGACCGATCTGTTTGTCGACTGA